One genomic region from Gordonia crocea encodes:
- a CDS encoding pyridoxamine 5'-phosphate oxidase family protein, protein MAFTDSELAYLKSQRLGRLATQKPNGTLQNSPVGFSVNDDGTVDVGGYNMDQSRKYRNVAENGR, encoded by the coding sequence ATGGCATTCACCGATAGCGAACTGGCCTATTTGAAGAGTCAACGGTTGGGTCGTTTGGCGACGCAGAAGCCGAACGGCACGCTGCAGAACAGCCCGGTCGGCTTCTCGGTCAACGACGACGGGACGGTCGATGTCGGGGGATACAACATGGATCAGAGTCGCAAGTATCGCAACGTCGCTGAGAACGGCCGGTAG